GTTCCGACTATCACCTGCACATCGGTGTGCAGTCCCAATTCATTCGCAGCGCGCTCGGTCAAATTGCCCAACACCGTCAAGGGCGGCACGAGGTCCGCCAACTTCTCGCGGTCGATGCCTGCCATCTTCATCAATCCGTCGTGATAGAGAAGCCTGTTCGCGTCGCGCATGTCTGCCACCCACAGCGCAAACACCCCGCCGTAACACGCAGCGAACCTGCCGGTAAGCCGGTGCGTGAAAAAGTCCATCGGTTCGAGCAGTTTGTGCGCTGCCCGATACACGTCGGGCCGGTCGTTTTTCAGAAACAACACGTGCGCGAGCGAATCATTTCCCGAATCCTGCGGCATTCCGCCCGTAATCCGGAGCCAGCGCCACAACTTTACCGGACCACATCCCGCAATCTTGATTGGGCTGTCCCTCAGCGCCTTGCAATACTTCGCGCCGCGCGTGTCCATCCAGCAGATCGCGTTCGAGACCGGCTCGCCGTCCTTGTCCACCGGCACGGTCAGCGACCACTGCGTCGTCACACTCGCGGCTACGATATCCTCGCGCGGCACTTCGCTTCGCTCCAAAATCCTCCGCGTCGCGCGCACCGCGGAATTCCACCACTCGTTGGCGTCCTGCTCCGCGCCGCCGTCCGGCGTGAACGTGATCGCAAGGTCCTCCGTCTCGTGCGCAACGATTTCCCCGCGCGTGGACACCAGCGCGATCTTCGGCCCGCCCGTACCCAGGTCGATGGCAAGCACGAATTTTGTAGCGGAATTCGACATGCTTCAGTTCACCCCTCGTCGGCGCATTGTACGTATCCCCACTGCGCTTGTCAGCCCGCGATGGCCTCTACGTGTAGACGGTTTACGTCCACACAAGTATTCAACTTGCAACTTTTCCCGATTCGTTCTACCCTGATTATGTCTACGGGCCAACTTGGGGGACCCACAATGGCCCACACGAAACTGCCGCGCCGTTTCAGCGCGCTCGACGCGATCTTCATTGACATCGAATCCCCCGTCGCGCCGATGCATATTGGGAGCGTCTGTATCTACGACGGACGCATCTCGCTCGCGCGCTTTGTGAAGCACGTCGCGTCCCGCCTGCACCTGCTCCCGCGCTACCGGCAGGTTATGGTTCCGACTCCGCTGCACCTCGGCTATCCGACCTGGCGCGCCGATCCGGACTTCGACATTTTCCGGCACATCTTCGAGGTCACTGCGCCGGCGCAATGCACGGTATCGCAACTGAGTGCCTTGTCCGGGCGCATCCTTGGCAAGATGCTCGACCGCGACAAGCCGCTGTGGGAACTCTATCTCGTCAACGGGCTCGAGGGCGGCCGCTCCGCCATCATTTCAAAAGTGCATCACTGCCTCGCCGATGGGATAACCGGCGTCGAGCTAGGCGCTGTCATGCACGACCACCGACGCAAGCCGATAGACGTTCCCGTCACCGACAACCGTCCGCGTCGAAATGACGTTTCGGCCCGTCCCATCCTCGACGCGCTCTGGGACACCGCTGTCGAAGAAGTGACTCGTTGGACGGAAGCCAAGCAAGGCGCGGCAAAGTTCCTCGAATCGTTGTCGTTCGACACCACCCTCACCACATGGAAAGAGGTCTTGGGTGTCGTCCGCACCTTCTCGTTGCCTATCGATCGGATGCCGTTCAACGCCCACCGCCTCTCCGGCAGGAAGCGCCTCGCGTGGTGCGAACACTCCTTTGCGGAAGTCCGCGCGGTCCGCGCGGCGCTTGGCGGCACGGTCAACGACGTCATGCTCACCGTCGTCGGCTTGGCTGTCCGCCGCTACCTGAAGGCGCACGGCGTCCGCCCCGACCGCAAGACGCTCCGCGTCATGGTTCCCGTCAGTCTCCGTCACGAACACGAGCGCGGCCAGATGGGCAACCGAGTCTCGATGCTGCCCGTGCAAATCCCGCTCGGGATCGACGACCCCATCGAACTGTTTGAACGCGTCCACGCGCACACGACGCGCCTGAAGGAAATACACATCGCCCACGCGCTGCATGGCGCCCTTCGCGCCATTCAGGCCGGTCCAATGCTCCAGTCCGCGGTGGGCCGCCTCACGCGCATGCCTGCTGTTTCGACGTTGCTCACTACGTTCTCCGGCTTCCCGGCGATCAACACCGTTGTCACGAATGTACCTGGCCCCCAAATCCCTCTGTACCTCCTTGGCCGCCGCATGACGGCCTACTATCCGTACCTTCCTGTCGCGCCCGAGGTCAGCGTCACCTTCGGCATCCTCACCTACAACCAGACCCTCGCGGTGTCCGTGATTGCCGATGCCGCGGCGATGCCCGACATCGCGCGCATGCGCCGCCACCTCGAAACGGCGTACGGCGCACTCCGCACCGCCGCAGGCGTCCCCGAGCGCCCTCACGTGCCCGTGCACTTGTGAGGTGCCCTCATCTCTTAGCCCACCGCGTTGCACTCGGAAAGCGAGTAGCGAATAGCGAGTGGGGAACGAGGGGGAAAGTGTGAAGGTGTGAAGGGAAGAAGGTGTCAAAGAAATGCGAAACGACCCCTGTTTGGTTGACAAAACAAAGGAGAAGTAAGAGTGAAATGAGGTGACAATGCGGGCAAAAGTCGGCAGTGGCAACCCCGTATGCACCGGAAGCTCTATGATGTAGACAAGTGATTCACCCTCGTTTCGCAAAAGTCGGAATCCCACCCCATTCGCGTGTCTTGTGGTCAATCCAGTGCAACACGCTGGCCTATGGAATAGGGGCACGGAAGACTCCGTCGCCGCATTGCGAACAATCACGCGACCATGTGGAGTGCGGTAGCAGAGTCCACCGAGGCTTTGCGAAGATGGACGGCGCTACCGCTTTGGTCCTCACAGCGCTGCTCTCTGGAATGGTGCGGTGTCTGTCGGCCCGGGACCCGGCTCCGCCGGAAGCCAAGGCGGCAGCGCCATCCGAAGCGGACTCTGCTGCCGCACTCCATAGGAGTACCTGGCTATGCGGAGTGACTTGAAGTAGCCCGTGTAGCAGCGATTGGCAATGCCGGCATGCGTTTCACTACCATGTCGGCATCCTTGGCTGCGGAGCGCGAATCCGCAGCCGAAACGTGTCCACGACCCACAAGGGGAGTTAGTTCTCATGAAGGAATCGACCTCTGAACATCCGTCCCGCCGGGACTTTATTCGCGTCGCGGGCAGCGCGGCGGCCGTCGCCGCGACGACCCGCATACTCGCGGCAAACTCCGTCTACGCGGCGGAGAATAGCGCCCTCCGCATCGGTTTGTCCGGTAGCGGCAACCGGGGCACGGGTGCGGCGCAACAGGCGTTGATGGCCGATCCGAATACGAAACTGGTCGCGATGGGCGATCTGTTCGCGGACAAGATTGACGGGGCGGTGAACAAGCTGAAGAGCTATAGCCCGATCGCCGACCGGGTCCAGGTGGACAAGGATCACATGTTCACCGGGTTCGACGCGTATAAGAAGGTCATCGATTCGTGCGACGTTCTGGTAATGGGGGAGACGCCGGCGTTTCGTCCGATGATCCTGCGCTACGCCGTCGAGCAGGGCAAACACTGCTTCGTGGAAAAGCCGATTGCAGTCGATCCGGCCGGCGTGCGGTCTGTCCTTGAAAGCTGCGAGATGGCGAAAGCAAAGAACCTATCGATTGTCTCCGGCCTGTGCTACCGCTACCACTTCGCCAAGCGCGACATCATGAAGCACATCCACGACGGCGACATCGGCGATATCGTCGCGATGGAGACAAAGTACAACACCGGCACGCCGTGGCCGCCGAAGGACCGATTGCCCGAATGGTCGGACATGGAGTTCCAGTGCCGCAACTGGTACTTCTACGATTGGCTGTCCGGCGACTTCAACGTCGAGCAGCATATCCACAGCCTCGATAAGCTCGCGTGGGCCATGGGCGACGTGACGCCCGTGAAGGTGTGGGCGAACGGCGGGCGCGCGGTCCGCACGGACGCGAAGTTCGGGAACATCTACGATCATTTCAACGCGGTGTACGAATACGCGAACGGCGTGCGCGCGTACAGCTCGTGCCGGCAGTGGGACAACACGGACACGGACGTGAACGATCATGTGATGGGCACGAAAGGGATCGCACATCTGCAGGACCACAAAATCGAGTACCGCGACGGCAAGACGTGGCAGCACGAACCGACGGAAAAAGACGACATGTACCAGAACGAGCACAACGAGCTGTTTGCGTCGATCCGCAAGGGCGAACCGATCAACAATGGCGACTACATGTGCAAAAGCACGATGATGGGCATCGCCGCGCGCATGGCCGCCTACACCGGCCGCATTCTCACGTGGGAGGAAGTCTGGAACAGCCCCTACAACACGATGCCCGAGAAGCTCGAGTTCGGGCCCATTGCGGCGCCGGCGCTGGCGCGGCCGGGCGAGACGAAATTGCCGTTCGGCGAGAAGCCGAAGCAAGCATAACGGACTTGCACACAGGGCGGCGCCACGCGGCGCCGCCCTGTGCGCTGCTTATTGTCCCATTGCCGTTTCGTCCGCGGTGGGGCCGTACACCTGCGGCAGCGGCACGTCCTTCAGTCGAAGATACACGGTCAATTGCCCGCGATGGTGTACGGAGTGGTTCAGTATGAACGAACGAATCACGACAACGCGCGGCATGGACATCATGACGTTGCCGTCCGGCGTTTTCATGCTCCACGTCTTCATCATGTGCTCGTTCGAGGCGCCCTTCATCGCGGCGGCGGCATTCGCGACGTTTTTGTCGAACGCCGCAAGGACTTCCGCCTTGTTCGCGCCGACATACGGTTTGAACGTCGCCATGTCCATAACCCAAACGTCGTCGTTCATCGTGCCTTCGGCCCACCAGTGGATTTCCGCAAGGTGCGATGCGAGCTCGCCCATGCTCATGGATTTTGCGTGCGGCTTCCAGGCCCAATGTTCGTCCGGGACGCGTTCGAGTACTTTGCGGGTCACGCCCGACTCGTGTTGGTATTCTTGAAGAATTGCGTCGATGATGTTCATGGAGGTCTCCTTTGTTGCCTGACAATCCGCAGCTTGCGTTAGTATACCGGATCAAATGCGTTGTCATAGCGCAATGAACAGTTAGTTTTGCGTCAGCGAATCGGTAAGGATTCCCATGCGTCTGATTTCCCTCAATGTGTCGCTGCCCCGGACGGTCGCGGGACCGAAGGGGCCCGTCGAGACGGGCATTTTCAAGGAGCCGGTCGAAGGCCGCGTGGCGGTGCGGAAGCTCAACATCGATGGCGACGGCCAGGCTGATTTGCGGTTCCACGGCGGCGCCGATAAGGCCGTCTACGCGTATCCGGTCGAGCACTACGCGTTTTGGAAGACAGAACTTCAGCGCGAGCGTATGCCCTTCGGATTGTTCGGCGAGAACCTGACGGTCGAGGGCATGCTCGAGCGCAACGTGTGTATCGGCGATACGTTCCGCGCCGGTACCGCGGTGGTGCAGGTGACGCAGCCGCGCGTACCGTGCTTCAAGCTCGGCATCAAAATGGGTGACGCCGCATTCGTGAAACGCTTTCTTCGCAGCCGCCGCAGCGGATTCTACCTGCGCGTGGTCGAAGAAGGTGATGTTGCGGCGGGCGACGCGATCGAGTTGATCGAGGCGGACCCTCACGGGCTCTCGGTGCATGACGTCCACATCATCCACTTTTCCGACACCGATGCAATAGATGTAGACGGCATTCGCCGCGCGTTGTCCGTGCCTGCGCTCTCCGGCGAGTGGCGCACGGAGCTCGACGAGATTCTGGCGCGCCACCAGTAGATTTGCCTCCCTCCGCGTACGGCTCCACAATCACTGCGCGCTCGTGTATCATTCGTTAGAAATCTACTTGTATTGACGGGGGAACTCAGACCGCATGCCTGCAACACAACACGTCATAGAGCTTCAGTTGAACGACTTCGATCCGGGTGTCCGGCGGCAAGCGCTGGAAACCCTGTGGGACCGCGCGCGCATGGGCGACATCGAATTGCCTCCCATGGGCCGCGCCGTAAACCTGCATTGCCACACCTTCTTTTCATTCAATGGCTATGGGTTGTCGCCGTCCGCCGTCGCATGGAAGGCGCGCGTAAACGGGCTGGCGGCGGTGGGTTTGGTCGATTTCGACGTGTTGGACGGCATCGACGAGTTCTTCTCCGCGTGCGCGATGCTGGGCCTACGCGCGTGCGCGGGGTTGGAGACGCGCATCTACGTGCCGGAGTACGGCGCGCACGAGATCAACTCGCCGGGCGAGCCGGGCATCGCGTATTTCATGGGCGCGGGATTCGTCTCGTCGAAACTGCACGAACCGGGACTGCTGCCGATGCTGAAACAGACGGCGCAGTCGCGCACGCGCGCGATCGTCGAGCGCGTAAACGCCGTGCTTGGCGCGGTAGCGTTGGACTACGAGAACGACGTGCTGACGCTGACGCCGAACGGCAATCCGACCGAGCGGCATGTGTGTATCGCGTACGACAACAAGTCGCAGCAACGGTTCCCCGACGAAAAGATCCGCGCGGAGTTTTGGTCGCGGACGTTGGACGCGCCGGGCGACAAACTGATCGGCATGTTTCAGGATCCGCCCGTGTTTCAGGCGCTGATTCGCTCCAAAGTCATGAAAGCGGGCGGCGCGGGATATGTGAAGCCGGAAGGACCGGACTTTCCGGTGCTGAAGGACGTGGCCAGATTTTTCGCGGGCGCGGGGGCGGTACCCACGTACGCGTGGTTGGACGGTACAAGTTCGGGCGAGCGGGACATGGCGGCCATGCTCGATCTGATGCAGGCCAACGGTGTTGCGGCGGTGAATATCATTCCCGATCGCAATTGGAATATCACCGACCCTGATGCGCGCGCAAAGAAAGTCCGATTGTTGCACGAATTTGTTGCGCTCGCGCACGATCGAGATATGCCCATTCTCGTCGGGACCGAAATCAACGCGTACGGCCAACGGCTCGCGGACGATTTCGCCGCAGCCGAGATGCAACCGCTGGCGGAGCCTGCGTATGAGGCGGCAATGATTTTCCATGGCCATACGGTGTTGGAGCGCGAGCAGGGGATGGGCTGCGTCAGCGACTGGGCGAAGGCACGCTTCGCGACCGCGAAGGAGCGTAACTCGTTTTATCGCACCATCGGCGAGTTGGCGGTCCCGGGCGCGACGGGCGTTTTCGCGGCCGTAGGCCCCGAGATGTCACCTTCGCACGTCCTTGCGACGTTACAGATGTCGAGTAAGAAATGATCGCGCGTGGCGTAACGGGGGAGCCATTCGCGTATACTGTGTAGTGAAGTACGGAGAAGGGGAAGAGCCATGTTGCGCCGCAGTTTGTGGGGGTTCGCAGGATTACTGGCCGCGGTTCCCTGCGCCTTGGCGGGAATCGGCAGCGTTTCGCTGATCGACGCGTCCGGCCTCGAATTCCTTATAAATACCGATGTCACCTTTGCGACGAGCTCGAACGCCTCGGGCGCGGCGCTGGACGCTGCGTTCACGGGCGCGGTGGCGGCGACGACGAGCGGAGGGGGGACTACTTCCACCGCTCTCACGGACGCGTTCAACGGGTACAGCAATCTGTTCGTCGATGGAACCGGCTATAACCTGAACGGCGCGGTCGAGTTCGTTTGCGATGGACGCGAGATCGAGTTCGCGCCGCAAACGATCGGTTCGCTGAGAGTGCAGCGCAAGGTGTTCGTGCCCGACGACGATTCGTTCTGCCGTTGGCTCAACATCATCAAGAATAACGGCGGCGACACGACGGCTTCGCTGCTGATATTGAACAATCTGGGATCGGAATCGGACACCGTAATCGCGGCGACGTCGCAGGCGCCGCTGGTGGCGACAACCGCGGATGACTGGGTCGTTTCGTACGAGGATTACACGGCCGGCAAGTCGCCCGATCCGCGGCTGAGCCACGTGTTTCAGGGGCCGAACCGGCGCCAGGGAATATCGAGTATTACGTTCGCGAACGGCAACGGGCAGCCGTTCTGGGAGTACGAGATCGACATCAATGCCGGCGCAACGGTGATTGTGATGAACCTCGTGAGCGGACAGCCCAGCATCGCCGAGGCCATCGCGAAGGCAGAGGAACTGGCGCTTGTGCCGGAGACCGCGGTCGCGTGTTTGTCGGACACCGAACGGTCGCAGGTCGTGAACTTCGATGTGACCGAACCCACGTGCACGATGACATCGAGTTCAAGCAACCCGACGAACCTGACGACCATTCCGGTGACGGTGACGTTCAGCGAGCCGGTTACGGGATTCACGAAAACCGATATCGTTCCGACGAACGCGACAGTCAAGAACTTTGATGGCAGCGGCGCCGTGTACACGTTCAACCTCGTACCGTTGAGCAGCGGGCTCGTCGCGGCGGATATCGGTAGCGGCGTGGCAGAAGACGCGGGCGGCAATCCGAACCGGGAAGCGGAGACGTTTTCGCGATCGCTCGATGGGATTGGGCCAACCGTAGCAATGTCCTCGACGACGCCGGAACCGAGCAACATCACGCGAATTATCGACGTGACGGCGACGTTCAGCGAGCCGGTGAGCGACTTCACCGCCGCGGACATCACGCTCGTGAATTGCACGCTCGAAGGCTTCGCGGCCGCCTCGAAGGCGTACACGCAGTTCGATTTCAGGTTGCTTCCAGCCCGTATCACCGGGCAGGTGGGCGCGGACATCGCGGCGGGTGTTGCGCACGACGCGGCGGGCAATCCGAACAGCGCGGCGGAACCGTTCCGCCACACCGTGGGCCCGGGTTTCTCATGTATCGGCACGACGACATCGAAGGCCGCGCCAAGCAAAGCGAGCTTGGCGGAAATCGCGCCGATCGCCGCGGTGATGCTAATCCTGTCGACGGCGGCGTACCGCCGGAAGAAGAATTAGAGCAATTCAAGATTGAGCACACCGTCTGTTTCGTGCTCCTGTCCGTGAGTCGTCACCCGCCCTCCGTAGCCCTGCTGCTTCGGAGGGTAAAGGAGGGTCGTACGCGCACTCGATACTCGAAAAGATCGAGTACGATGACGAGCACGCGGTGCAGCCGGCTGTGAAACGCTCTTGACCGGCACGAACACGTCACGGCGGCGTCAACGGCCGCGCAGAAGCGGAGGTCATTCCGCCGAATTCCCTTGCTCGCGAAGCCGCTTCAGCATTCCCTGAATGTCGATAACGCCTTTGATCGCGACGTAAACGGTAATGGTCGAGTACCACGCCACGCACGCCATCGTCAGCCAGAACCAGAACCAGTGTCCGCCCGTGTTCATGTGTGCGCTCCTTTCGGCGTAATCGCATTCTTCAACAACGAGCCAACAACCATCGCAACTCCGGCCAGTATGTACGCCGCGATGCCGGAGACGTTCGCGCCAATCCACTTCGCGAAGGGTTCAGTCGCGTCGATTTGCTCCAGCACGAGGAAGAGCACGGGGAAGATCGCGCCGACAATGATCGCTCCGGCGGCGCCCCAGTCGTTTGCGTCCTTCCAGTAGCAGCAGGCAATGAGCAGCGTAGACATGCTCGCCAAGTATATCGTTCCGGTCACGCCGAGATAGGTCCAGAGATCGCCTTTCAACTCGAACCAGAGTCCGTAGCAGAGCAGGAACACGCCAATGAGCGCAACAATCGTGCGGCTCCAGAGCAGTCCCCGCCTTTCGCTCCAGACGCCTTTCCGGAACGGCGCGAGGATATCGTTGTAGATGACGCTGCTCCAGGTGAGCATGTACGACGAATCGGTGGACATGTCCGCGGCGAGCATCGCTGCGATAACGAGGCCGGTCAGTCCGATCGGCACGCTGAGATTAAGGAACAGCGGCATGGCGTGGAGTGTCGAGTAGGTTTTTCCGCCCGCCACAAACTGATGGTTTGCCGCGTCAACGACGGTTGGCGCGAGCACGGCAAGCGCGGCAATGCCCCAAATCGCGGGAATGAGAAAGCGGCACACAAAGAAGAAGCTTGTGCGCGTATAGATTTTGCGGCCGGTTGCCGTGTCTTTTGCCGCGAGCAGGCGCTGGATGGTGGTCTGCCACGTCAGCACCGCGGCGGTATTGAGGAAGGCCTGAAAGATGACGTACGACCAGCCCATCGTGGGGTTCACGAAGGGATTGAACCCGCCTGCACCGTGATGCGTGCTGACCGTATTGACCAGGTTTGTCCATCCGACATTGACGAGAATCAGCACGGTTACGGCGAGAAGCCCGATACTCATCACGACAAACTGGAGAAAGTCGGTGACCAACACGGACAACATTCCGCCGAGAATGGTGTAGACGGCGACGGCGACAAGCAGCGCCGTCATCATCAATTCGAGCTTGTGCGCCTGAAACCAGTTCTCTTCCGGAGGAGCGGCGGTCGCCGCCGTTGCGGGCGCATCCGCGGGCGTTTCCATCGCCGCGCCATCACCAGCCGCTGCAACGATGGCGGACTGGTCGCCGAGGCCCGTCGCGTTGATCAGAAATTCGCCGCCGGTGCGTAGAAACACGCCCATGTTGAGCAGACCGCCAAGCACTATCACAACGCCCGCAAGCCATCGTATGCGCGAGCCGAAGCGCTGCTGAAACAATTCGGGAATGGTCATCACACCTGCGTCGCGCAGCGGCTTCACGCAAAAGCCGGTGTATCCAATGAGGAACATTGCGGCAGCCTGCAGAATCCCCGGCACCGCGCCCGCAAAGCCCTTCTCGAATCCGTTTTGCGCGGTGTACATGCACGTCACGATGCCGAATTCGGTTGCGGCGAGGGACGCGATGCCGAGGTAGAGGTTCATCTCGCGTCCGGCAATCAGGAACTGCTCGACCTTCCCGACGTACTTGCGCACGGCAATGCCCGCGACCATCGTCACGACGATGTACAGACCCACGATGCTGCCGTCAATCGGCCAACTGAAATTGCTCATGCGCGCACCCCTCTCCGCACCACCCCAAGGCGATTGGTCACGGAAATGTATCGTGTTCGCGGCGACCGGTCAACGTTTCGCGGCGAGGATGGCCTGGGCCAGGCGCTCGCGGAGCGCGGGTATCGCGAGCGGGTCCTGGTTCCACGTCCCCCACGTGGGCACCGCCTCGCGAACGATCGCGTCGGCTTCCTCACGCTTGCCGAGCGAGGCAAGCAGGGCGAAATACTCGTAGTCCTCCATGCCGTCGCGAAGCGCCTTCAGTCGAATGGACGCGACCGGCCCCTCGATGCCCGCATCCGTGCCGGGATAGAGCAGCGCACCTTCGCCGTTCCAGCGCACGCGGAAGCCGGGGTCCTGCCACGGATTCCGGTCCGGCGATCCCCAGTACACGGAAGACCAGTAAAGCAGCCCGGTGATGCCATAGCGCCAGTTCAGCCACGGCGCGATACGATACGACGCGAGCGGGAAATCGATTGCCCAGAACGGCGGCAGATCGTTCGCGACCTTTTCGTACTCGGGGTGATACGGCGGCGCCGTCTGCACAAGCGCGGTGTAGCTCCACACGGTGCCGCCCTGCTTTGTGAGGCGGTCGATGCTGGCGCCATCGACAAAACCGAATAGCGGGCACCAGATATCGATTGAGTCTTCGAGCGTTCCCCATGCGGGGTCTTGCGTATAGGTCTGTTCCACAACCAGGCGGCGGATACGCGGCTCCGCTTCGCGTACAAGGGCGCCCAGTTCCCGGACGCGCTCGTAGGCCTCCGCCGTGTTCGGCTCATCGAGCATGTAGAGGTAGGACCGGTCGGCCCAGCCATTGTCCGCGAGAAAGGCGTACCAGGAACGATAGAACGCGAGCGCCTTCGCGCGGTCGGACGTTTCGTTGAAGGGGGCGTGCGGAATCTCGATGTTGGTGACGTTGAACTTCGATACGAACGCAGTGATGTTGTCCTTTGCGGCAGTGTCGAAAGAAACCGATCCGTCCTCACCCGGCCGGGGACACAACCGTCGCGGCAAAGAGGGATTAATCCGATGATCGGCGAACATTTGGGAGTAGCGTTCCTCGATATCGAGGTACGCGTCGCTTCCTTGTTCGACTTTATGATACGAGGCGACGCGGTCTGCACCGCCGAAATGGTTCTCGTGTGTTGGACCAGACGGGAGCGCGAAATCCCAAACCGTCAGGGTAATTGGAAGCTCGGCCAGCGATTCCTTCGCGCGCACGCGCAGGGTCGCCGTGTATTCTCCGGGGGCGGCGTCTGCGGGCGCCTTCACGTCGAGCCAGAGCGGTTGATGCTGCCCCGGCCAAACCTCGAACGGCACCGCGCCAAACGGCGCGCCTTCAAGCTTCTCGCCGTCCCACTTCGGCGCCGCGTTCTTTTGGCCCGCATATGGATCGATGAGTGGGACAAGCGGATCGGGCGTTAGCCCCGGCGGTTCGGTCGCGCGTGGCGCCGAATACCGGACCGGCACGTAGGAAACGCGGTACAACGTCGATGCTTGCGGAGGCAGTTGGGCTCCAGCCGCGTTTGAGAAGGGGCCAATTTCCGCGTCTACCCCGGTGAGGCGGCCGCCTTTCGCCGTGACGACGACCTGCAGCGATTCGAACTCGCCGCGCGCCGCGTGAAGTGTCGCGGATGTCTGCGACGGGATCGTGCCGTCCATCCGTACGCGCACCGTTGCGGGTACCGGCGTCAGTTCCATTGTCGAATCTTGCGCGA
This portion of the Candidatus Hydrogenedentota bacterium genome encodes:
- a CDS encoding wax ester/triacylglycerol synthase family O-acyltransferase — protein: MAHTKLPRRFSALDAIFIDIESPVAPMHIGSVCIYDGRISLARFVKHVASRLHLLPRYRQVMVPTPLHLGYPTWRADPDFDIFRHIFEVTAPAQCTVSQLSALSGRILGKMLDRDKPLWELYLVNGLEGGRSAIISKVHHCLADGITGVELGAVMHDHRRKPIDVPVTDNRPRRNDVSARPILDALWDTAVEEVTRWTEAKQGAAKFLESLSFDTTLTTWKEVLGVVRTFSLPIDRMPFNAHRLSGRKRLAWCEHSFAEVRAVRAALGGTVNDVMLTVVGLAVRRYLKAHGVRPDRKTLRVMVPVSLRHEHERGQMGNRVSMLPVQIPLGIDDPIELFERVHAHTTRLKEIHIAHALHGALRAIQAGPMLQSAVGRLTRMPAVSTLLTTFSGFPAINTVVTNVPGPQIPLYLLGRRMTAYYPYLPVAPEVSVTFGILTYNQTLAVSVIADAAAMPDIARMRRHLETAYGALRTAAGVPERPHVPVHL
- a CDS encoding Gfo/Idh/MocA family oxidoreductase, producing the protein MKESTSEHPSRRDFIRVAGSAAAVAATTRILAANSVYAAENSALRIGLSGSGNRGTGAAQQALMADPNTKLVAMGDLFADKIDGAVNKLKSYSPIADRVQVDKDHMFTGFDAYKKVIDSCDVLVMGETPAFRPMILRYAVEQGKHCFVEKPIAVDPAGVRSVLESCEMAKAKNLSIVSGLCYRYHFAKRDIMKHIHDGDIGDIVAMETKYNTGTPWPPKDRLPEWSDMEFQCRNWYFYDWLSGDFNVEQHIHSLDKLAWAMGDVTPVKVWANGGRAVRTDAKFGNIYDHFNAVYEYANGVRAYSSCRQWDNTDTDVNDHVMGTKGIAHLQDHKIEYRDGKTWQHEPTEKDDMYQNEHNELFASIRKGEPINNGDYMCKSTMMGIAARMAAYTGRILTWEEVWNSPYNTMPEKLEFGPIAAPALARPGETKLPFGEKPKQA
- a CDS encoding DinB family protein, whose amino-acid sequence is MNIIDAILQEYQHESGVTRKVLERVPDEHWAWKPHAKSMSMGELASHLAEIHWWAEGTMNDDVWVMDMATFKPYVGANKAEVLAAFDKNVANAAAAMKGASNEHMMKTWSMKTPDGNVMMSMPRVVVIRSFILNHSVHHRGQLTVYLRLKDVPLPQVYGPTADETAMGQ
- a CDS encoding MOSC domain-containing protein, whose product is MRLISLNVSLPRTVAGPKGPVETGIFKEPVEGRVAVRKLNIDGDGQADLRFHGGADKAVYAYPVEHYAFWKTELQRERMPFGLFGENLTVEGMLERNVCIGDTFRAGTAVVQVTQPRVPCFKLGIKMGDAAFVKRFLRSRRSGFYLRVVEEGDVAAGDAIELIEADPHGLSVHDVHIIHFSDTDAIDVDGIRRALSVPALSGEWRTELDEILARHQ
- a CDS encoding sodium:solute symporter family protein encodes the protein MSNFSWPIDGSIVGLYIVVTMVAGIAVRKYVGKVEQFLIAGREMNLYLGIASLAATEFGIVTCMYTAQNGFEKGFAGAVPGILQAAAMFLIGYTGFCVKPLRDAGVMTIPELFQQRFGSRIRWLAGVVIVLGGLLNMGVFLRTGGEFLINATGLGDQSAIVAAAGDGAAMETPADAPATAATAAPPEENWFQAHKLELMMTALLVAVAVYTILGGMLSVLVTDFLQFVVMSIGLLAVTVLILVNVGWTNLVNTVSTHHGAGGFNPFVNPTMGWSYVIFQAFLNTAAVLTWQTTIQRLLAAKDTATGRKIYTRTSFFFVCRFLIPAIWGIAALAVLAPTVVDAANHQFVAGGKTYSTLHAMPLFLNLSVPIGLTGLVIAAMLAADMSTDSSYMLTWSSVIYNDILAPFRKGVWSERRGLLWSRTIVALIGVFLLCYGLWFELKGDLWTYLGVTGTIYLASMSTLLIACCYWKDANDWGAAGAIIVGAIFPVLFLVLEQIDATEPFAKWIGANVSGIAAYILAGVAMVVGSLLKNAITPKGAHT
- a CDS encoding DUF4091 domain-containing protein; protein product: MNHVIVLRFALAWCVANTFVTGFVFAQDSTMELTPVPATVRVRMDGTIPSQTSATLHAARGEFESLQVVVTAKGGRLTGVDAEIGPFSNAAGAQLPPQASTLYRVSYVPVRYSAPRATEPPGLTPDPLVPLIDPYAGQKNAAPKWDGEKLEGAPFGAVPFEVWPGQHQPLWLDVKAPADAAPGEYTATLRVRAKESLAELPITLTVWDFALPSGPTHENHFGGADRVASYHKVEQGSDAYLDIEERYSQMFADHRINPSLPRRLCPRPGEDGSVSFDTAAKDNITAFVSKFNVTNIEIPHAPFNETSDRAKALAFYRSWYAFLADNGWADRSYLYMLDEPNTAEAYERVRELGALVREAEPRIRRLVVEQTYTQDPAWGTLEDSIDIWCPLFGFVDGASIDRLTKQGGTVWSYTALVQTAPPYHPEYEKVANDLPPFWAIDFPLASYRIAPWLNWRYGITGLLYWSSVYWGSPDRNPWQDPGFRVRWNGEGALLYPGTDAGIEGPVASIRLKALRDGMEDYEYFALLASLGKREEADAIVREAVPTWGTWNQDPLAIPALRERLAQAILAAKR